A segment of the Terribacillus aidingensis genome:
AACTGGTGGACGCAGGGGTAGACGTACTTGTTGTTGATACAGCGCATGGTCACTCCAAAGGTGTTTTGGAGCAGGTGAAAGCGATCAAGGACAAGTTCCCTGAAGTAGATTTGATAGCTGGTAACGTTGCGACAGCTGAAGGTACGCGTGCGCTGATTGAAGCTGGTGCTGACGTCGTAAAAGTTGGTATTGGACCAGGCTCCATTTGTACAACACGTGTTGTAGCTGGTGTAGGCGTACCGCAAATCACTGCTGTGTACGATTGTGCAGCGGAAGCTGAAAAGCATGGTGTCGCTATCATTGCTGACGGCGGAATCAAGTATTCCGGTGATATCGCTAAAGCGATCGCAGCAGGCGGACATGCTGTCATGCTCGGCAGTATGTTTGCAGGTACAACAGAAAGCCCTGGTGAGACTGAAATCTTCCAAGGCCGTCAATATAAAGTGTATCGCGGTATGGGTTCTGTCGGTGCAATGAAATCCGGCTCCAAGGACCGTTACTTCCAAGGTGAAACAGAAGAAGCGAAGAAATTGGTACCAGAAGGCATCGAAGGCCGTGTAGCATACAAAGGATCACTTTCCGATACAGTCCATCAGCTGCTTGGCGGCTTGCGCGCCAGCATGGGCTACTGCGGTGCTCCTGATCTTGATTACTTCCGTGAAAATGCACAGTTCATCCGTATGACTGGTGCAGGATTGCGCGAAAGCCATCCGCACGATATCCAAATCACAAAAGAAGCACCGAACTATTCCGTAAACTAATCATATTTTGAAACGACGCCAAAATCGGCGTCGTTTCTTTTTTATAGTACATAATCTAACAAATAAACAGATTTTTTGCAATATAAATAATATTGTAAAAGTAGGGAGGGTTTGCTAACGTTATGGAGAATTATTAATCTCAAGGGGGAGATGAACGAATGAAAATGAAGAAATCACTTTCAGCAGTAGTACTTATGACGTTGTTAGCACTTATACTCAGCGCTTGTGGAGGGGGAACAGCCGGGGGTTCAGGGGATTCCGGTGAGGAAGAAGGCGGACAGCAATTCATCACGCTGCTCACAGGCGGAACAGAAGGTACATATTATCCGCTTGGCGGAAGTATCGCGGAGATTCTAAATTCCAATGTGGATGATGTAAAAGCGACAGCTACCTCTACTGGTGCCTCAGTGGAGAATATGAATAAATTGAGTGAAGGAAATGATGATATCGTCGCGTTCAGCCAGACTGATATTGCTGCGTATGCATCGGAAGGAACGTTGATGTTTGATGGTCAAGGAATCGATAGCATCCAGGCCATTGGTTCTTTGTATCCGGAAACGATCCAGATTGTCGCTACGGAAGATAGCGGCATACAGACAGTGGAAGATTTAAAAGGCAAAACAGTTTCAATTGGTGCCCCAGGATCAGGAACGAATGCAAGTGCAGAAGATATCCTTGGAATCTACGACATGACAGTGGAAGATATCGAAGTCCAGAATCTTGATTTCGGTGAATCAACAGCTGGTATGCAGGATGGTACCATTGATGCTGCTTTCATTACAGCTGGTACGCCGACAGGGGCAGTAGAAAGTCTTTCAGCAACGACTCCAGTCACGATTGTAGGGCTGGATCAAGATAAAGTGGATCAATTGATCGAAGAGAAGCCTTATTACGCTCCTTACACGATCGAAGCAGGAACATACAGCTTGGAGGAGCCTGTAGAAACAGTTTCTGTAAATGCAATGCTTGTAACTACAGAAGGTATGGATGAGGAACTCGTTTATAACATGACAAAGGCATTGTATGAAAATACAGGAGATATCGGCCATCAAAAGGCAGAATTAATCAAAGCAGAAACAGCTGCTGATGGTGTAAGTATTCCATTCCATCCAGGTGCCCAGCGCTATTTGGAGGAAGCGGGAGTGGAACTGCCTTCTTCCTGATTGAATACAGAAAACGCCGGTAGCTCGTTTACCGGCGTTTTTTTTACAAAAGCAGGTGTACAGAATTGCGATTTCGCATCATTTTTATGATCAGTCTACTGATCATAACACTAGTTGCATTGTACATATTTGTCCCCTTCCGGCATATACTCGCCTGTAAAGATTTGCAAAGTGAGCGTCTCCTGGCTTATTTACCGGTCGAGGATGAAGCGCATGTGAGTATCCGATACACCCATTCCATCCATCGTTCAGATGTGACGGAAGAGTACACAATCAAGCAAACAAGATTATATCCTTTTCAGCTTGTCTACGAAGATACTGCAGTCGGCATGCCAGCAAATGCCAAGCCAGGTGAAACATTCGAGATGAAAGGTGGAAAATATTATATCCGGAATATGAAGGGCTATCAGGATGCTCTTAACCTGACAATCGGAGAAGTGGTGGCAAATCACCAGCTGGTCTATCAGAAGCACAGCTATTCTCTCCAAGACAATATCGGACCAGGTGTCTCCATTAAAATCCAAGCAGAATACACAAATTTATGGGAGCTATGGAAAGGAGAACTGCTTGAATGAACGATAAAGCTACGAACATTGACGTATTATCGGAACAAGAACAACAGCAGCTGATTGAGAAATACGATACCGAATCAAATTTCAGAAAGCTCACAGGAATCATGGCTACTGTCGTCTTTTTCTTATTGCTCGCGTTTTCCTTGTACCAGTTATATACCGCTACATATGGAAATGTACCGACTCAGATTCATCGATCCGTCCACTTAGGATTCGGGCTTGTGTTGATTTATCTGTTATTCCCGGCAAAACGTAAAAGCAAGGATAAACGGATTGCCTGGTATGATTATCTGTTAGCTGCACTTGGATTTTATGTAGGTGCTTATTGGCCGGTCATGTATGACAACATCATTGCCCAAGGCGGGCAGATGACTACACTGGATTTCGTTACAGGAGGAATAGCGGTCCTGCTCGTTCTGGAAGCGACAAGACGTACTGTCGGGCTGCCTATCATCATCATCGCCATCCTCTTCATGGCATATGCTTACTGGGGCAGGCAGCTTCCTGATTTCATCGTCCACCCAGGAGTAGATATAGATACACTCGTCAACTCCCTATTCTTCACAACAGAGGGCATGCTCGGTACGCCGATCGGTGTATCGGCAACGTATATTTTCCTCTTTCTTTTATTCGGTGCATTCCTGGTAAAGACTGGCGTAGGGCAGTATTTCAATGATCTAGCATTACTTGTAGCCGGAAGGAGAATTGGAGGCCCGGCGAAGGTTGCGATATTCTCCAGTGCACTGCAAGGTACGGTAAGCGGGAGCTCGGTAGCAAACGTTGTAACATCGGGATCTTTTACCATTCCAATGATGAAGAGACTTGGTTATTCCAAGAACTTCGCAGGTGCCGTCGAAGCTTCTTCTTCTACAGGAGGTCAAATCATGCCGCCTGTAATGGGGGCCGCAGCCTTCTTGATGGTCGAATTTATCGGTGTGAGTTATTGGACGATTGCCAAAGCGGCAATCATACCGGCTATCCTTTATTTTGCCGGCATCTGGATCATGACGCATTTTGAGGCGAAGCGAACTGGATTGAGAGGCCTCAAAAAAGAAGAACTTCCAAACAAAAAGGAAGTTTTAAGCAAACTATATTTGCTGCTTCCCATAATCGCTATGGTGTTTTATCTGAGCTCGGGTCTCAGCATCATGCGAGCAGCACTGTATGGGATCGTTACATGTGTGCTTGTCGCGTTAATCAGAAAAGAAGTCTACCGTCATCTGTACCCAATCGTATTCGGGGTTGTACTAGTTGCTTATTTGATTTACAGCGGTGTAACCGGTAGCATGTCCATTCAAAATGGTTTGATCATCGCAGCCATTGCAACTATCGTTGTCAGCTATTTCTTCGACCGTAACTTCATGGAGACAATTGAAGCATTAGTGGACGGTGCAAGAACTGCCCTCGGTGTAATTGCAGCGACTGCAGCAGCCGGGATCATCGTTGCAGTCGTTACAAAAACAGGACTTGGTCTGAGCCTTGCGAACAGCTTGGTCGGTCTTGCAAATGAACAGCTATTTTGGACGTTGTTCTTTACGATGATCGCATCCCTCATTCTTGGTATGGGTGCGCCGACGACAGCCAACTACATTATTACATCGACGATTGCTGCACCAGCAATCATCCTGCTTGGAGTCAGTGATCTGCAAGCGCATATGTTTGTTTTCTATTTCGGTATCATGGCTGATATTACACCACCGGTTGCTTTGGCAGCTTTTGCAGCAGCAGGTATGTCTGGAGGACGGCCGATTGCCACCGGGGTCATATCGACAAAACTGGCCATTGCCGCTTTCGTCATTCCGTATATGTTCGTCTTTGCCCCGGAACTGCTGCTGGTTGGCACAAGCAATTATCTAGAGGTTGCTTGGATATTCCTGACTGCTTTTCTTGGCATGATAGTCATTGGTGCCGGAATGATCGGTTATTGGTTCCGAAGATTGTATTGGCCAGAGCGTCTAGTAGCGTTGGCTGCCGGCTTAGCCTTGATCTACCCGGGAGTCTGGACCAGTATTGCTGGTTTAGTTGTTTTCGCTGCTCTAATCGCAATCCAGTACATGTATAAAAGATCTGAAATGAATCAGCCGGTTGCAAGCTGAATTAGAAGCTGCCCTTTCATGAGGGTGGCTTTTTTTCGTTACGTTATTCGGATATAGGTCTGATACAATGTCCTGGAGGTGGAGTGACATGGTTAAAGAACTAATTGATAATGACTGGCAAGATATTCTGCAGGGTGAATTTGAGAAAGACTATTATAAGGAACTGCGAAGCTTTTTAAAAAAAGCATATGAGGAACGGACGATTTATCCGGATATGCACCATATTTACGAAGCATTGCAAGTAACTTCATTTGCCGATACAAAGGTTGTCATCTTAGGACAAGATCCCTATCATGGCCCTAATCAGGCACATGGTCTTAGTTTTTCGGTACAGCCCGAGGTAGCTATCCCGAGATCACTGGTCAACATCTACAAGGAGCTGGCAGATGATATTGGCTGTCCGATTCCGACACATGGGTATTTGAAGCGCTGGGCTGAACAAGGCGTGCTGCTTTTGAACACCGCTTTGACAGTAGAAGCTCACCAGGCAGCATCGCACCGCGGTAAAGGGTGGGAGCACTTCACAGACCGAGTCATTGAGTCATTGAATGAGAAGCAGGATCCTGTTGTCTTCATTCTTTGGGGGAAACATGCCCAAGAAAAGCAGAAGCTGATTGATACGGAGAAGCACTATACACTTACATCGGTTCATCCAAGTCCGCTATCAGCAAGACGTGGTTTCTTTGGCAGCAAGCCATTTTCCAAGACAAACGAGATATTAGAAAATAATGGATTGAAGCCAATTGACTGGTGTATTCCAGACCTGTGAACAAAATGTAGAATCGGTATAAAGTACGTTCCCCTCTGCCTATTGTCTATGGTAAAATAGCGGGGATGCACAGTATCGATTCTATATTTTTGTGGAGGTAGGAAGACTTTGAAACATCTTTTGAAAGCATCGATGATCGGTTTGCTCGCGATGCTGATTACGTTTAACACTTTTCTAGCGAAGCCACTAGACACTCAAGCTGCGGAAGGCTTGGATATTAAAGCGGAATCCGCAATTCTAATAGACGCCAACTCTGGTGAAATATTATATGCGAAGCAGGCAGATCTCACTTTACCTCCAGCAAGTATGACGAAGATGATGTCGGAATATCTCATCTTGGATGCTATTGCAGCAGGAGATATTTCTTGGGATACGACAACACAAGTGAGCGATTATGCGTACAGTATTTCCTCTAATACAGACTTTTCCGGTACAGGACTTACGCAGAACAAGGATTATACAGTTCGCGACCTTTATAACGCGATGGCTATTAACTCCGATAATGCCGCAACAATAGTACTTGCAGAGCTTGTCGGCGGCAGTGAGACGGAATTCGTCAAGATGATGAATGAAAAAGCGAAAGACATTGGTATGAAGGACTATAAATTTGTTAATTCATCCGGTCTTTCTAACTCTGACTTAGGTGATAACCGACCAGAGGGAACAAATGTGAACGATGAAAACCTAATGACTGCAAAGTCCACTGGTATTCTGGCTTATAACTTGATCAAGGATCACCCAGAAGCACTTGAGGTTTCCAGCGTTACACAAACAGATTTTGACGGTAAACAAATCACGAACTGGAACTGGATGCTTCCAAACATGCCTGGCTACTTGGAAGCTTACGGCTATGAAGGCATGGATGGTTTGAAAACAGGTCATACAGACGTAGCAGGCTACTGCTTCACAGGTACGGCTGAACGTGATGGACAGCGATATATAACTGTTGTCATGAAGTCTGCCAGTGAGGAAGCACGCTTCCAGGAAACTGCAAAGCTGCTTGATTACGGCTTCAATCAATTCGAACAAGCTGAACTTTATAAAGCAGGAACAGAAATCAAAGACCATGCTTCTGTACCAGTTGCAAAAGGTAAAGAAGATAGTGTAGCCATTTCAACAAAAGATGCTGTTACTACTTCTGTGAAGAATGGCGAAGAAGATAAATATCATTTGGAATATAAAGTCGATAAGGACAAGCTGAATGCAGATGGCGAATTGGTCGCTCCAGTAAAAAAAGGCGACAAAGTCGGAACTGCGACACTTGTCTATGACGGCGATGACCAAGGCAATATCAACGGCGGCTCCTATACTGTTGACGTTGTAGCATCTGAAGATGTAGAGAAATCAAACTGGTTCATGCTCTCCCTAGGCGCAATCGGTGATTTCTTCGCAGGAATCTTCACTAGCGTTGCTGACACAGTTAAAGGCTGGTTTTAATTAAGAAAAGCGGAAAAGAACGCTTAGAAACGGAGGAATAGGTGAGAAAGCCCGTAATGAGGTGCATTTCCTCATGCAGGGATTAATCGCCTATACCGCAGTTTCTGTTCTTTGCAGCTAGACATAGCAAAAAAGCGGAAGAAGAAAAAGCGGAAAAGACTGAGTCTTTTCCGCTTTTCTCGTATAAAATCCTATTAGGATGTAGAAGCTAGAGCTGGAATTGCATATCATACTTGCATAATTACCTGGAATTAGCTATTCTGTAGGAAGAATAACAACAACGTGATGATAGGAACTAGTAACTTACAGCATGCTTTAAGAGAGTCGATGGCTGGTGAAAATCGATGCAGAGCTGTAAGTGAATCCATCCTGGAATGGTATGGAAACATACCCGGTACAAACCGTTACCTTGTCGAGCCGGAAGACTTATTTGTCTTCAACCAGGGTGGTATCGCGGGTGAAACATCTCGTCCCTTCTTTATAGGGATGAGATGTTTTTTTGTTTAAGAAAAAAGGAGGAAGCACATATGCTGGATTTGAAATTTTTACGTTCAAACTTTGAAGAAGTGAAACAGAAGCTGAAAAATATGGGTGAAGATCTGACTGTCTTAGATAAATTCGGAGATTTGGATGATCGCCGCCGGAAGCTGATCAATGACACAGAGGAACTAAAAGCAAAACGTAATGAGGTATCCAAGCAGATTGCTGTTCTTAAAAAAGAGAAGCAGGATGCCGATGCCCAAATCAAAGAGATGCGCGATGTTGGCGATCAAATCAAAGCATTTGATGAGGAGCTCCGGAGCGTGGAGAATGAGCTGGATATGCTATTATTGTCTATCCCAAATCTTGCGCATGAGAGCGTGCCTGTAGGCGACTCTGAGGACGATAATGTAGAAGCACGTAAATGGGGAGAAGTGCAGCAGAAGGACTTTGAGGAAAAAGCGCACTGGGATCTTGCGGCTGATTTAGGAATTCTGGATTTTGAACGTGCTGCGAAGGTAACAGGAAGCCGTTTTGTATTCTACACAGGTTTAGGTGCCCGTCTGGAGCGAGCTTTGATCAATTTTATGATGGACCTTCACGCTGATGAACATGGTTATCAGGAAATGCTGCCTCCTTATATGGTGAACAGAGCAAGCATGACAGGAACAGGTCAGCTGCCAAAGTTTGAAGAGGATGCTTTCAAGGTAGAAGGCTGGGATTACTTCCTCGTTCCTACAGCTGAGGTACCTGTAACGAACTATTACCGAGAAGAAATATTGAAAGGGGAACAGCTTCCGCAAAAATTCACTGCATTCAGCGCTTCCTTCCGTTCTGAAGCAGGATCTGCCGGCCGTGATACACGCGGTTTGATTCGTCAGCATCAATTTAACAAAGTTGAGCTTGTTCAATTTGTTAAGCCAGAAGAATCTTATAATGTGCTGGAAGAAATCACAGGCCATGCAGAGAAAGTCTTGCAGCTTCTTGGTCTTCCGCACCGAGTGGTTACATTATGTACGGGAGATCTTGGTTTCTCTTCTGCAAAAACGTATGATATCGAGGTGTGGCTGCCTAGCGGTGGTACGTATCGCGAGATTTCCTCTGTATCAAACTTCGAGGACTTCCAAGCGCGTCGTGCTGGCATCCGTTTCAAACGAGATGACAAGAGCAAGCCAGAATTCGTTCATACATTGAATGGATCAGGTTTGGCATTAGGCCGAACGGTTGCTGCTATCCTGGAGAATTACCAGCAGGCTGATGGATCCGTGAAGATTCCAGAAGTGTTGGTACCTTATATGGGTGGTAAAACAGAAATCCGCTAAAAGCGGCAGCCTTGACACCAAACTTAAAAATATGGTGAGATAGCTTTTGGAGACAAAAGCATGGAGGGGTACCCAAGTCCGGCTGAAGGGATCGGTCTCGAAAACCGACAGGGGCTTAACGGCTCGCGGGGGTTCGAATCCCCCCTCCTCCGCCATTTTTTCATATTTTGTTGACATATTGGTATCCTATATGATATATTAGTCCTTGTCTTACGGAGGAATACCCAAGTTTGGCTGAAGGGATCGGTCTTGAAAACCGACAGGGGCTTAACGGCTCGCGGGGGTTCGAATCCCTCTTCCTCCGCCATATATTTTACAAACGCATAAAATTGGAGATATATAAAATCGTTACGTTCATCGTAACGATTTTTTTTATATATTGACTTCTATTATGAAGCATCGGATAATACTACAAACTTGTTTCACGTGGAACGGAGGCATTTATGAAGAAAATAGCATTTGTAGGCGCAGGCGCAATGGCTGAAGCGCTTGTTAAAGGATTGATCACAGTAGAGCTGCTCCCAGCGGAAGATATATGGCTGACGAATCATGCTAATGAGGAGAGATTGCACGAATTGCACACAGCGTACGGTGTAACGGTTACGCGTGATCAGACAGATCTCTTGAAAGATGCTGATGTCATTATGCTATCAATGAAACCGAAAGATGCGGAGGCTGCATTATCGTCTTTAAAAGCAGCAAAGCTTGAGCCAGGACAAGTTATTGTATCTATATTGGCAGGAATTCACACATCTTTCTTGGAAAGCTATCTCCCGTTCAATCAGCCGGTAGTTCGCGCTATGCCTAATACCTCTGCTACAATTCTCGAGGCTGCTACAGCTATCGCTGCAGGAGTTCATGCAGGTAGTGAGGAAATGAAGAATGTAAGCAGGCTGTTCAAGACTGTTGGAGAAGTTGTAGAGGTAGCAGAAGAGGATATGGATGCTGTCACAGCCATTTCTGGCAGCGGTCCGGCTTATCTATATTACATGATGGAGGCTTTGGAGGAAGCAAGCTCTCAAGTCGGTCTTGATGAGAATGTTGGCAAACAACTATTGATCCAGACCTTCAAAGGGGCTGCGAAGATGCTTGAGCAGTCTGATTTAACCCCAGCTCAGCTGCGTGCGAACATTACTAGTGCTGGTGGTACGACCGCAGCAGGTATTAGCGTATTAGAAGAGCAAGGCGTCAAAATCGCCATTCAAGCATGCATAAAAGCAGCAGCCGACCGATCGAAGGAAATGGGACAAGCATTCAATAAATAAAAAATCCGCCTTTGAAGGCGGATTTTTTTATTTGGAAGGCTGATGGGATGTCCATTTACGGGAGTGCTGGATAAAGTGTCCGACTTTCTCCAGAATCGGTTCAATGGACGTATTTGGATTCAGTAAATCATAGTCTGCTATATTCACTCGCAATACCGGACAAGCATTGAAATCATTGATCCATTTATCGTAGCGATGGAACATCTCTTCCCAATAGCTGATCGGTGTTTGCTGTTCCATTTCCCGACCGCGCTGCTTGATACGGCTGATGATATGATCGAAGGATCCCTCCAAGTAAATCAGCAAGTCTGGATGAGGGAAGTAAGGTGTCATCACCATCGCATCAAAGAGGGAACGGTATGTTTCATAGTCGACCTTGGACATATTTCCTTCTTCATACGCCATCCGAGCAAAAATACCAGTATCTTCATAGATGGAACGATCTTGTATAAAGCCGCCGCCATATTCGAAAATTCTTTTTTGCTCTTTGAAGCGTTCAGCTAGAAAGTAGACTTGAAGGTGGAAGCTCCAGCGTTCAAAGTCAGCATAATATTTATCCAAGTAGGGATTTCCATCCACTTTCTCAAAGCTCGTCCGAAACTGTAACGCATCTGCCAAGGCTTGTGTCATTGTCGATTTTCCGACACCTACAGTACCTGCAATGGTGATTACACTGTCTGCAGGTATATGGTATTTCTCTCTAAGGTTCATGATGATGTTACTCCTTTATCCAAGTGAGAGGAGATCCTGTCACAAATATACTTCCAATCCTGCTCGTTCTTCACAAAATCCAACTCATCCCCGCTTAATCGAAGCACAGGTATGTCTGGGTTTTCTTGTTCAAAACGATCCATGAAGGTTTGGTAATCAGCAGATAGCTGCTTTAAGTAGTCCGGCTGGATATGCTGTTCTTCTTTTCGGTCACGCATTTCGATCCGTTCAAGCAATGTTTCCAAGCTGGCATCCAAATAGATGACCATATTAGGCAGCGCGATATCCTCTGTAAGAATAGAGAAAATCTTGCTGTATTTATCAAACTCCGGTGCAGCAAGTGTACGCTGGGCAAAAATCATATTCTTTGCGATATGATAATCTGCGACCACCGGTTGATTCTGTGAAAGATAGTCCTTGCGAATATCATTCAGCTGTTTGTAACGGTTCGTTAAAAAGAACATTTCCAGCTGAAAGCTCCATTCCTCGATATTCTCATAAAATTTGCCTAGGAACGGGTTTTCTTCTACAATCTCCTTCAGCAGTTCATACTGAAAGTGTTCTGCGATTCTTTTAGCCAATGATGTCTTTCCGACACCGATTGGACCTTCCACTGCAATAAATGGCAGCTCGTGCATGATGTATCCTCCAAACTCAAACGTTGTATGGCAAATAAATATAGTTTACCATAGAAGGGCTATTGCTTCGATACAGTGAAGGAAGAAACTAGTGGAAAATGCGACAGACTTTGCAAGCTTTCCCGATTCAGTTATAATATAGTATGTCGTGGCTCCGTAGCTCAGGGGATAGAGCATCGGTTTCCTAAACCGTGTGTCGCAAGTTCGAATCTTGCCGGGGCCGTCTGTATACCACTATGTAGCGGTTTAAGCTGTTTCTCTCTCGCGTTAGCTAAACCGAAGGGATACGGTTTCATACCGTCCTCATATTACCGAACATTAACGTCATTTTACGTTCCTTATCCGTATTGGAATAAGTTACGAAAGGTGGCGTTTTTGTTTTGCCCTCAAACAGTCGCAAAGGTAAACCCATTGTTACTACTCGTAAGGCACGAGAAATTAGTGACTACATTCCTTTGCAATCAACAATAGAAGAAGCATTCAAAAGCTTTCTATCGCTAAAGAAAAGCCTTGGCGTTCGGAATCGAACTGTTTCTGACTATCATCATTTGATGGATTACTTCGTCTCATGGCTAAATGTAAGTCATCCGGAAATAGGAATGATAGATGAGATTAGTACAGCAATTATCCGAGAGTACCTTCTTTACTTACGAGAGGAAAGGTATAACGACCGTACAAAGAGTGTAGGGTTATCGCCATTCACTATAAACGTGCGGATACGCTTCTTGAAGACGTTCTTCAATGCGTTATACAAGGTAGAAATCATTAATAAGAACCCGGCTAGGAACATTCAGCTTATGAAGGTCGATGAAGACGGGCTAGAACCTCTCACAGATGAAGAAGTCAACAAGCTTATAAGCGTTCCGGATGAACGGTATTATGCCCAGTTTAGGGACTTAGTAATGATGTATCTCATGTTGGATACTGGTATGCGGATAAACGAAGTATGCGAACTTGAAAATCATGATATTGACTTCAAGACGAGGGCTATAATCTTGCCCGCTGCTAAGAACAAGAATCGTAAGCCAAGAATCCTCCCACTTTCAAATCAAGTAGTAAAGCTACTTTTGGAGTTGGTGGCAGAAAACAAAGCTAACTTTGATACGGAGTATGTCTTCGTTTCGAATATAGGTACACGGTACAACCCTAATTCTTTTCGGAAGAGGTTGAACAACTACAAAGACATAGCAGGTATAACGAAGCGGGTTTCACCCCATGTATTTCGTCATATGTTTTGTAGGAACTACATTCTGAATGGTGGCGATATATTCACGTTACAAAGGATTGTAGGACATGCAGACATATCTACAACACGTAAGTACATCCAACTACTTAACTAGAACCAATAACTAGAACCATATAACAATAACCAATAACAAGAGGGAAGGGGATTACACCCCTTCCTTTTACCATATTAGCGAATTAAATGAGGTTGTTTACAATACAAGAGGATTAACATCGCAATGATAATATTCCATTTGATATAATTGGTAAAAAATGAAGGAAGAGTTAAAATGAACAATCAAACCATTGAGATTTTATCTGCAGTTAAGACTGGATTGATGGATGCTTATATTAGGTTTATAGATGAAGCCGTTTATTGGGATATTGTTTCAGATGAAGATTATCGTACAGCAAGAAGAATCATTAGAACTTTATGCGAGAAAGTGGGCATGGAAGTACCTAATTTTGTAGAGGAAAGCCTTACAGTAGAGGAGTTTTGTAGATACTTAAGTCAAGAGAGTTATGGAGGGTACGGTGATAATGCGTTAGAAATTACAGCTTTGTTTAACAAGCTAATTTCCTATCTGGACGATAATATGTATGAGGTTCAGATTATTAAGGTTGAAAGTGATATCCCGAAAGAATTGAAGTTCGATAGTATTATAGATGACTTAATGAATTGTGAAACAAGAATAGACGTTGGTGATTATTCTGGGGCAATTACTTCAGCGCGTTCAATGGTTGAGGGAGTATGTAAGGAGATATTAATAAAATGTGGTGTTAAGGAGATTAGCTACAACAGTGTACCTAGTTTATTTGATAAAGTGAGAAAGGTTTTGAACTTAGACCCAAGTGATGAAAGCTTAGATAAGCCTTTGAAGCAGATTATCAGTGGGTTAAACAAGACCGTAGGGGGACTAAATGAGATTAGAAACAAGGTTGGGGACGGGCATGCGGGTAGAAGAAGACCTACTCTTCATCATGCAGTACTAGCGGTAAACGCTGCAAAAACAATTACAAATTTTCTGTTCCATACTTTGGAGTATCAAAAAGAAAAAGGTACCATCGCTATAGTAAGTGAGGAGAGATAAGATGACAGTAGATAAAGATTTATTGTATTTAAAAGATGCACTAAGTAATAAAACACTTAAGAAACTCAGTAAAATTCCAAAGAAGTGTTATAAGTACGCACTGGTAGCAGTTTTTCTTAATATCATTAACAGAAAGCACGTTACTAGAGGTCAAGCAACGAATCTAAAGATAGTAGACGGTATACGAAATTACCCAAAGCTTTATAGCCAATCTAATTTGGATAACATTAGTGATACAGTAGTTGAGACACTAAAAGCAACAGGATTCTATAACGCCG
Coding sequences within it:
- the proC gene encoding pyrroline-5-carboxylate reductase, which codes for MKKIAFVGAGAMAEALVKGLITVELLPAEDIWLTNHANEERLHELHTAYGVTVTRDQTDLLKDADVIMLSMKPKDAEAALSSLKAAKLEPGQVIVSILAGIHTSFLESYLPFNQPVVRAMPNTSATILEAATAIAAGVHAGSEEMKNVSRLFKTVGEVVEVAEEDMDAVTAISGSGPAYLYYMMEALEEASSQVGLDENVGKQLLIQTFKGAAKMLEQSDLTPAQLRANITSAGGTTAAGISVLEEQGVKIAIQACIKAAADRSKEMGQAFNK
- a CDS encoding serine hydrolase, producing the protein MKHLLKASMIGLLAMLITFNTFLAKPLDTQAAEGLDIKAESAILIDANSGEILYAKQADLTLPPASMTKMMSEYLILDAIAAGDISWDTTTQVSDYAYSISSNTDFSGTGLTQNKDYTVRDLYNAMAINSDNAATIVLAELVGGSETEFVKMMNEKAKDIGMKDYKFVNSSGLSNSDLGDNRPEGTNVNDENLMTAKSTGILAYNLIKDHPEALEVSSVTQTDFDGKQITNWNWMLPNMPGYLEAYGYEGMDGLKTGHTDVAGYCFTGTAERDGQRYITVVMKSASEEARFQETAKLLDYGFNQFEQAELYKAGTEIKDHASVPVAKGKEDSVAISTKDAVTTSVKNGEEDKYHLEYKVDKDKLNADGELVAPVKKGDKVGTATLVYDGDDQGNINGGSYTVDVVASEDVEKSNWFMLSLGAIGDFFAGIFTSVADTVKGWF
- a CDS encoding deoxynucleoside kinase; this translates as MNLREKYHIPADSVITIAGTVGVGKSTMTQALADALQFRTSFEKVDGNPYLDKYYADFERWSFHLQVYFLAERFKEQKRIFEYGGGFIQDRSIYEDTGIFARMAYEEGNMSKVDYETYRSLFDAMVMTPYFPHPDLLIYLEGSFDHIISRIKQRGREMEQQTPISYWEEMFHRYDKWINDFNACPVLRVNIADYDLLNPNTSIEPILEKVGHFIQHSRKWTSHQPSK
- a CDS encoding deoxynucleoside kinase, with translation MHELPFIAVEGPIGVGKTSLAKRIAEHFQYELLKEIVEENPFLGKFYENIEEWSFQLEMFFLTNRYKQLNDIRKDYLSQNQPVVADYHIAKNMIFAQRTLAAPEFDKYSKIFSILTEDIALPNMVIYLDASLETLLERIEMRDRKEEQHIQPDYLKQLSADYQTFMDRFEQENPDIPVLRLSGDELDFVKNEQDWKYICDRISSHLDKGVTSS
- the serS gene encoding serine--tRNA ligase, which produces MLDLKFLRSNFEEVKQKLKNMGEDLTVLDKFGDLDDRRRKLINDTEELKAKRNEVSKQIAVLKKEKQDADAQIKEMRDVGDQIKAFDEELRSVENELDMLLLSIPNLAHESVPVGDSEDDNVEARKWGEVQQKDFEEKAHWDLAADLGILDFERAAKVTGSRFVFYTGLGARLERALINFMMDLHADEHGYQEMLPPYMVNRASMTGTGQLPKFEEDAFKVEGWDYFLVPTAEVPVTNYYREEILKGEQLPQKFTAFSASFRSEAGSAGRDTRGLIRQHQFNKVELVQFVKPEESYNVLEEITGHAEKVLQLLGLPHRVVTLCTGDLGFSSAKTYDIEVWLPSGGTYREISSVSNFEDFQARRAGIRFKRDDKSKPEFVHTLNGSGLALGRTVAAILENYQQADGSVKIPEVLVPYMGGKTEIR
- a CDS encoding site-specific integrase yields the protein MKVDEDGLEPLTDEEVNKLISVPDERYYAQFRDLVMMYLMLDTGMRINEVCELENHDIDFKTRAIILPAAKNKNRKPRILPLSNQVVKLLLELVAENKANFDTEYVFVSNIGTRYNPNSFRKRLNNYKDIAGITKRVSPHVFRHMFCRNYILNGGDIFTLQRIVGHADISTTRKYIQLLN